A window of the Cloacibacillus sp. An23 genome harbors these coding sequences:
- a CDS encoding ATP-binding protein yields MLEDLSAHVLDIAENSTRAGATEVGITIEEDEAKDLLMFSVKDDGKGMSPEFTARVTDPFTTTRTTRRVGMGLPFLKQSAELCGGGLTIDSELGRGTTVTATFSLSSVDRPPLGDMPSTVMTLVMGSPRVRWKYRHILNGREFTLDTDEIVEALDGDRDMLASPEVGLWLRDTLNAELEALARGE; encoded by the coding sequence ATGCTCGAAGATCTTTCGGCGCATGTTCTCGACATAGCGGAAAACAGCACGAGGGCCGGCGCGACGGAAGTCGGGATAACGATAGAGGAGGACGAGGCGAAGGACCTGCTGATGTTTTCCGTCAAGGACGACGGAAAGGGGATGAGCCCGGAGTTCACTGCCAGGGTTACCGACCCGTTCACCACGACGCGGACGACGAGGCGCGTCGGCATGGGGCTGCCCTTCCTTAAACAGTCCGCCGAACTCTGCGGCGGAGGGCTGACGATAGACTCGGAGCTCGGACGCGGGACGACAGTGACGGCGACGTTCAGCCTTAGCAGCGTGGACCGCCCGCCGCTCGGCGACATGCCGTCCACAGTGATGACGCTCGTCATGGGCTCTCCGCGCGTGCGTTGGAAATACCGCCACATTCTGAACGGCAGGGAGTTCACGCTCGACACCGACGAGATAGTCGAAGCGCTCGACGGCGACCGGGACATGCTCGCTTCGCCCGAAGTCGGTCTGTGGCTGCGCGACACCCTGAACGCCGAGCTAGAAGCTCTGGCTCGCGGCGAATGA
- a CDS encoding DUF2703 domain-containing protein, which yields MKTITLSHYTMKGIEPSPWRQTWDNLVHFASRMAPKLAPLGFQLKLRKAELEELTQDNLMTANMVTIECPDNDTPETPIENMLMFELDFTPCPECVTPDGQEFPCRTFTSFGGEVCQALPEEFFMEAALRVVFKSQHECSCHCGECGSGCGGCSGEGE from the coding sequence GTGAAGACTATAACCCTGTCGCATTATACTATGAAAGGCATCGAGCCATCGCCGTGGAGACAGACATGGGACAATCTCGTACATTTCGCGTCGCGCATGGCTCCGAAGCTTGCGCCGCTCGGCTTTCAGCTTAAGCTGCGCAAAGCGGAACTTGAGGAGCTTACGCAGGACAATCTTATGACGGCGAATATGGTGACTATCGAATGTCCCGACAACGACACCCCGGAAACGCCTATAGAGAATATGCTTATGTTCGAGCTTGATTTTACGCCGTGCCCTGAGTGCGTGACTCCGGACGGTCAGGAATTCCCGTGCCGCACGTTTACAAGTTTCGGCGGCGAGGTCTGCCAGGCTCTGCCGGAGGAATTTTTTATGGAAGCGGCGCTGCGCGTCGTGTTCAAGTCGCAGCACGAGTGCTCGTGCCATTGCGGCGAATGCGGAAGCGGATGCGGCGGCTGCTCGGGAGAAGGAGAGTAA
- a CDS encoding glycogen/starch synthase: MHQDKTPQPPQIKALHVSPECAPLSKKGGLGDVAGSLPKALRGAGVDARVLTPAWPGVLDKARELGALPQRPVGAVSVAINWRAVTAKVWRANISGLPVYILENDELFSNGDIYPDTLNAETAEPMIFLSYAAMELEHAAKWKPYIIHSHDWPTAAIPAALRWHRHYASRAADYDTVHTIHNIAHQGLFSYDCLNGWGFRPDSYWGTFEFYGQVNLMKGAINNAEAVTAVSPSYSWDIQTRDGGFGLDGVMAANKQKLSGILNGIDYDVWNPRADKLIPAHYSADRLDGKKSCRRALMEKFGWEDDGRPLVIFVGRLTEQKGVDIMLDALAQFMPDGIYALIIGSGSDMFNRRLEDFRAAHAECVRTVTGFSEETAHLAYAGGDILVMPSLFEPCGLSQLIAFAYGTIPVARATGGLADTVIDADGSPDGTGFLFTDYRIDELAKALGRALAAKADAERWRRIMRSAMKRDFSWNASAAEYAGLYKKILKSE, encoded by the coding sequence ATGCATCAGGATAAAACGCCGCAGCCGCCTCAGATAAAGGCGCTGCACGTATCGCCGGAATGCGCGCCGCTCTCAAAGAAGGGCGGCCTCGGCGATGTCGCCGGCTCCCTGCCGAAAGCGCTGCGCGGCGCCGGCGTGGACGCGCGCGTGCTGACCCCGGCGTGGCCCGGCGTCCTCGACAAAGCGCGCGAGCTCGGCGCACTGCCTCAGAGGCCGGTGGGCGCCGTCTCCGTCGCAATAAACTGGCGCGCCGTCACGGCGAAGGTGTGGCGCGCAAACATAAGCGGCCTGCCGGTCTACATCCTCGAAAACGACGAGCTCTTCTCTAACGGGGACATATACCCCGACACGCTGAACGCGGAGACCGCAGAACCGATGATATTCCTCTCATACGCGGCGATGGAGCTCGAGCACGCCGCCAAGTGGAAGCCGTACATAATCCACTCGCACGACTGGCCGACGGCTGCGATTCCGGCCGCGCTGCGCTGGCACAGACACTACGCTTCCCGCGCCGCCGACTACGACACGGTCCACACGATACACAACATCGCGCACCAGGGGCTATTCTCCTACGACTGCCTCAACGGCTGGGGCTTCCGGCCGGATTCCTACTGGGGGACCTTCGAGTTCTACGGACAGGTGAACCTCATGAAAGGCGCGATAAACAACGCCGAGGCCGTAACAGCGGTAAGCCCGAGCTACTCGTGGGACATCCAGACGCGCGACGGCGGTTTCGGCCTCGACGGCGTAATGGCGGCGAACAAACAGAAGCTCAGCGGCATACTCAACGGCATCGACTACGATGTGTGGAACCCGCGCGCCGATAAACTGATACCGGCGCACTACTCGGCGGACAGGCTCGACGGCAAAAAATCCTGCCGCCGCGCGCTGATGGAAAAATTCGGCTGGGAGGACGACGGACGCCCGCTCGTCATCTTCGTCGGACGGCTCACGGAGCAGAAGGGCGTAGATATAATGCTAGACGCGCTCGCGCAATTCATGCCCGACGGGATATACGCTCTCATAATCGGCTCCGGCAGCGACATGTTCAACCGCCGCCTCGAAGACTTTCGCGCGGCCCACGCGGAGTGCGTGCGGACCGTCACCGGATTCAGCGAAGAGACGGCGCACCTCGCCTACGCGGGCGGCGACATACTCGTCATGCCTTCGCTGTTCGAGCCGTGCGGGCTGTCGCAGCTCATCGCCTTCGCCTACGGCACGATACCGGTCGCGCGCGCGACGGGCGGCCTCGCCGACACGGTGATAGACGCGGACGGCTCGCCGGACGGTACAGGCTTCCTCTTCACCGACTACCGTATAGACGAACTCGCGAAAGCGCTCGGCCGTGCGCTCGCGGCGAAGGCCGACGCGGAGCGCTGGCGCAGGATAATGCGCAGCGCGATGAAGCGCGACTTCTCGTGGAACGCATCAGCCGCGGAGTACGCCGGCCTCTACAAGAAAATATTGAAGTCGGAATAG
- a CDS encoding replication-associated recombination protein A — protein sequence MPESSLFGGTERASFEVPLAERMRPASLGEYAGQRHILGRGKALRVLLEGGKVPSCILYGPPGVGKTTLVRLMAKTTGRELLEINAVSAKVETLRDLLDEAAASKAATGRSAIAFVDEIYHFNKKQQNVLLPSVEAGGLILVGTTTENPWFEINKTLLSRMVVYTLEPLKTEDICALLERALSDEERGLGRLGVSADKKLLEHIAALAGGDARQALTRLEASVSAAAMGGGSVLTEEIIAQSTGRAIQRYDRDSNDHYAVISALIKSVRGSDPDAALYWLARMLEAGDDLRFITRRLCILASEDVGLADPMALVVAQNAAAAVDRVGMPEASIILGEAVIYLAAAPKSNSAYLAIAAAQKNVREGNIMEVPSHLRNDGEGYVYPHDSPAHWTPQAYLPEVRRFYFPGKLGAEARMEERFKRLWKRFSTEDEAEKKS from the coding sequence ATGCCTGAAAGCAGCCTCTTCGGCGGGACGGAACGCGCGAGTTTCGAGGTCCCGCTCGCCGAGCGCATGAGGCCCGCTTCGCTCGGCGAATACGCGGGACAGCGGCATATCCTCGGACGCGGCAAAGCGCTGCGGGTGCTGCTCGAAGGCGGCAAAGTGCCGAGTTGCATACTCTACGGCCCTCCCGGCGTAGGCAAGACTACGCTCGTGCGCCTCATGGCGAAAACAACGGGACGCGAGCTGCTCGAGATAAACGCCGTCAGCGCGAAGGTCGAGACGCTGCGCGACCTGCTAGACGAGGCTGCCGCCTCGAAAGCCGCGACGGGCCGCTCCGCGATAGCCTTCGTGGACGAGATATACCACTTCAACAAAAAACAGCAGAACGTGCTCCTCCCGTCGGTCGAGGCCGGCGGCCTCATACTCGTAGGCACGACGACTGAGAATCCGTGGTTCGAGATAAACAAAACGCTGCTCTCGCGCATGGTCGTCTACACGCTCGAACCGCTGAAAACCGAGGATATATGCGCGCTGCTCGAACGCGCGCTCAGCGACGAAGAACGCGGCCTGGGCCGCCTCGGCGTGAGCGCGGACAAAAAACTGCTGGAGCACATCGCGGCGCTCGCGGGCGGCGACGCGCGCCAGGCTCTGACCAGGCTCGAGGCCTCGGTGTCGGCCGCGGCGATGGGCGGCGGCTCCGTCCTAACGGAAGAGATAATCGCGCAGAGCACCGGACGCGCGATACAGCGCTACGACCGCGACTCGAACGACCATTACGCCGTCATCTCCGCTCTCATCAAAAGCGTGCGCGGCTCCGACCCCGACGCGGCGCTATACTGGCTCGCGCGAATGCTTGAAGCCGGCGACGACCTGCGCTTCATCACGCGCCGCCTCTGCATACTCGCCTCGGAGGACGTCGGTCTCGCAGACCCGATGGCGCTCGTCGTCGCGCAGAACGCCGCCGCCGCCGTAGACCGCGTAGGAATGCCGGAGGCGTCCATCATACTCGGCGAAGCGGTCATATACCTAGCCGCCGCGCCGAAAAGCAACAGCGCCTACCTCGCGATAGCGGCCGCGCAGAAAAACGTGCGCGAAGGCAACATAATGGAAGTGCCGAGCCACCTGCGCAACGACGGCGAAGGCTACGTCTACCCGCACGACAGCCCCGCCCACTGGACGCCTCAGGCCTATCTGCCGGAGGTGCGGCGCTTCTACTTCCCGGGCAAACTCGGCGCGGAAGCGCGCATGGAAGAGCGCTTCAAACGTCTCTGGAAAAGATTCTCTACGGAGGACGAAGCGGAGAAAAAATCCTGA
- the glgC gene encoding glucose-1-phosphate adenylyltransferase, which produces MIHGKYGRVLGMILAGGKGERLMPLTRYRAKPAVPFAAKYRIIDFALSNMVNSGLFSIYCLIQFKSQSLHEHIGKGWQFGSALRGRDFFVNVVPAQMWDGERWYEGTADAIFQNMHLVTLFNADRVCIFAADHIYKMDVEQMLAYHMDNNADVTVAAYVVPSSEASQFGCIATDETGRIIDFVEKPAVPPEIPGRPGFSYVSMGNYIFERETLEESVLSDHERVDSSHDFGRDILPSLFGTHKLMAYDFSTNVLPGNDKPYWKDVGSIKAYWEAHMDLLRRESELSLYNPQWPIRTVSYSDPPGFTYPDKDHSCSVDGCLRAEASRVLGAYVRKSVLSRNCVINAGAVVEESIIGQNVEIGEDCRLRRVIVDAHNIIPAGTSIGFDPVADAERYHVDPASGIVVVGMPKIQLRKKLQKPDTYGDVNDGSGF; this is translated from the coding sequence ATGATCCACGGGAAATACGGACGCGTGCTCGGTATGATCCTCGCGGGCGGCAAGGGCGAACGCCTGATGCCCCTGACGCGCTACCGTGCGAAGCCCGCGGTGCCCTTCGCGGCGAAATACCGCATCATCGACTTCGCGCTCTCGAACATGGTAAACAGCGGACTGTTTTCTATCTATTGCCTCATCCAGTTCAAAAGCCAGTCGCTCCACGAGCACATAGGCAAGGGCTGGCAGTTCGGCAGCGCCCTTCGCGGCAGAGATTTCTTCGTCAACGTGGTTCCGGCCCAGATGTGGGACGGAGAGCGCTGGTACGAGGGCACCGCCGACGCGATATTCCAGAACATGCACCTTGTGACCCTGTTCAACGCCGACCGCGTCTGCATATTCGCGGCCGACCACATCTACAAGATGGACGTCGAACAGATGTTAGCGTATCACATGGACAACAACGCCGACGTCACGGTCGCCGCGTACGTAGTCCCCTCCTCCGAGGCCAGCCAGTTCGGCTGCATCGCCACCGACGAGACGGGACGCATAATAGATTTCGTCGAGAAGCCCGCCGTTCCGCCCGAGATACCGGGACGCCCCGGCTTCAGCTACGTCTCGATGGGCAACTACATCTTCGAGCGCGAGACCCTCGAAGAGTCCGTACTTTCCGACCACGAGCGCGTCGACAGTTCGCACGACTTCGGCCGCGACATACTGCCGAGCCTATTCGGCACGCACAAGCTCATGGCCTACGACTTCTCCACCAACGTGCTGCCGGGCAACGACAAGCCCTACTGGAAGGACGTGGGCAGCATCAAAGCCTACTGGGAGGCGCACATGGACCTTCTGCGCCGCGAATCCGAGCTTTCGCTCTACAATCCGCAGTGGCCGATACGCACGGTGTCATACTCCGACCCGCCCGGATTCACCTACCCCGACAAAGACCACTCCTGCTCCGTAGACGGATGCCTCCGCGCCGAGGCCAGCCGCGTGCTCGGCGCATACGTGCGCAAGAGCGTGCTCTCGCGCAACTGCGTGATAAACGCGGGAGCGGTCGTGGAAGAGTCGATCATAGGGCAGAACGTCGAAATCGGCGAGGACTGCCGCCTGCGCCGCGTCATCGTAGACGCTCACAACATCATACCGGCCGGCACCTCGATAGGCTTCGACCCGGTCGCCGACGCGGAGCGCTACCACGTAGACCCGGCCTCGGGAATCGTCGTCGTCGGGATGCCTAAGATACAGCTCCGCAAAAAGCTCCAGAAGCCCGACACCTACGGCGACGTCAACGACGGCTCCGGCTTCTAG
- a CDS encoding cob(I)yrinic acid a,c-diamide adenosyltransferase, giving the protein MAKLVITTKGGDKGTTSLANGERVAKDDRRVELYGTVDECQAALGMARAFCDDEKTALDIYFIEDYLFGAMAYFAKCDYDEPDPAILENMSDRVKDALPDDTMAFVRPGDTKCGAALHLARTIARRAERAATPLFRDGEISEKSYRFLNRLSDVIYLLSLKVDADSKK; this is encoded by the coding sequence ATGGCTAAGCTTGTTATCACGACGAAGGGCGGGGACAAGGGGACGACTTCGCTTGCGAACGGCGAGCGCGTCGCTAAGGACGACCGCCGCGTGGAGCTTTACGGAACGGTAGACGAGTGCCAAGCCGCGCTCGGAATGGCGCGCGCATTCTGCGATGACGAAAAGACGGCGCTGGATATATATTTCATCGAGGATTATCTTTTCGGCGCTATGGCCTATTTCGCCAAGTGCGACTACGACGAGCCCGACCCCGCGATTTTAGAGAATATGTCTGACAGGGTGAAGGATGCGCTTCCGGACGACACGATGGCTTTCGTGCGTCCCGGCGACACCAAGTGCGGCGCGGCGCTGCATCTCGCGCGCACTATAGCGCGAAGGGCGGAGCGCGCTGCTACGCCGCTGTTCCGCGACGGAGAGATAAGCGAGAAAAGCTACAGGTTCCTGAACAGGCTTTCCGATGTGATTTATCTGTTGTCGCTGAAGGTCGACGCAGATTCTAAAAAGTGA
- a CDS encoding HAD hydrolase-like protein, whose translation MNIDIKSPFWTPAGASGFILDWDGVIAETRLDFTPLREKYYGGRRAMLLEEACTLEPEMRESFFAELEALEMDGAERAEPVPGALELLAWLEENSVPYCVVSRNCMNVIKRGAEVIGVELPANTRARDNSRWIKPDPRALFAAAEEIGADPRGCVYVGDFLYDLQGARRAGMRAVLVQRENPEWSAWADVMYPKMTDLVAELKEPKPLVPWEYREIYARKSEHWLVNASAMTFALPDAPSPTADCWLARAAALGVGKIFVEPERMFTPDDWKKNPSFDTALMGRPMHEAAREFLATRFPLAEVVTESEEPLNAPKNSLDLQRYLERKKI comes from the coding sequence ATGAATATAGATATCAAATCGCCCTTCTGGACACCGGCGGGCGCGTCTGGCTTCATTCTCGACTGGGACGGGGTCATTGCGGAAACGCGGCTCGATTTCACCCCGCTGCGCGAAAAATATTACGGCGGACGCCGGGCTATGCTGCTCGAGGAGGCCTGCACGCTCGAGCCGGAGATGCGCGAATCGTTCTTCGCCGAGCTCGAGGCGCTCGAGATGGACGGAGCCGAGCGCGCGGAGCCTGTGCCCGGCGCACTCGAGCTGCTGGCGTGGCTCGAGGAGAACTCAGTGCCTTACTGCGTCGTTTCCAGGAACTGTATGAATGTCATAAAACGCGGCGCCGAAGTGATAGGCGTCGAACTCCCCGCGAACACGCGGGCGCGCGACAACTCTCGCTGGATCAAGCCGGACCCGCGCGCGCTCTTCGCCGCGGCGGAGGAGATAGGCGCGGACCCGAGGGGCTGCGTGTACGTCGGCGACTTTCTCTACGACCTTCAGGGCGCGCGCCGCGCCGGAATGCGCGCCGTGCTCGTACAGAGGGAAAATCCGGAGTGGAGCGCGTGGGCCGACGTGATGTACCCCAAAATGACGGACCTGGTCGCGGAGCTGAAAGAGCCCAAGCCGCTGGTGCCGTGGGAATACCGAGAGATATACGCGAGGAAGAGCGAGCACTGGCTCGTCAACGCCTCGGCGATGACTTTCGCCCTGCCGGACGCCCCGTCGCCGACCGCCGACTGCTGGCTGGCGCGCGCCGCCGCGCTCGGCGTCGGCAAAATATTCGTGGAGCCCGAAAGGATGTTCACCCCAGACGACTGGAAGAAGAACCCGTCCTTCGACACGGCGCTGATGGGCAGGCCGATGCACGAAGCCGCGCGCGAATTCCTCGCGACGCGCTTCCCGCTCGCCGAGGTCGTCACCGAAAGCGAGGAACCGCTGAACGCGCCGAAGAATTCGCTTGACCTTCAGCGTTATCTTGAACGCAAGAAAATATAG
- the glgP gene encoding alpha-glucan family phosphorylase, giving the protein MINIALHGHFYQPPREDPWTGAVPRDYSAEPAHDWNERVCAECYTPNSCAKLLDADGRIRAVFNNYSKLSFDFGPTLHRWIEGNSPTLNSIIINSQERAMAQAYNHIIMPLASERDRLTQTVWGVEDFKYRYGREPKGMWLPECAVDTPTLETLASCGIEYVILAPFQCKAVVTEGGTVETPGGANLDVTRPYRCELPSGRSVTVLFYHAGIARDIAFGGLLDNGDAFKEAMVRAAAEGEDRILLAATDGESYGHHHKFGEMALARLFELAEEDRKVAMPSLDEFLEKNPPEARCIIVEKSSWSCAHGVERWRSDCGCRTGGEEGWNQKWRGPLRGAFDALAASVDELYESEVSKFGDPWRLRNEAIELYKCGLPQTEDERRKERAAFFAGRFEGVGEPETRRLSSLVEMQRMRMFMYTSCAWFFSDISGVEARQMLSFALRAAEIAEEISGRRDYVAPLMENLKKAKGNTKDYPDAASVVTKCIAPRAEYDELMEKEEYYAEHGVANGLEKMNEMRYGNNLAASLLESLDSDPAFRNVAYFSMEIGLKPEIPTYSGGLGVLAGDILKSAADIGVPMVGITLLYKKGYFAQKIDKNGRQTESPVEWDPREFMVQLPNRVTVTMNNRPVTVGVWAYKVLAGQSGHKLPILFLDTDLPENTPDDRQLTAELYGGDNRYRLCQELILGIGGLRILRDLGFRNIRTFHLNEGHAGFLTLELLREQGYADIEKVKNQVIFTTHTPVAAGHDFFSYDLINEVLGGNFAEILRQHVGGSGLSMTDLALKFSRYVNGVSHKHALVSREMFGDESIDWITNGVHSKTWTSPSFARVYDRHIPGWSNDPSRLMQALRIPDDEIWNAHQSAKMKLLAFVLEETGIELDPDVLTIGFARRAATYKRADLVFTDIKRLVEIGGGKIQFIFSGKAHPHDEPGKDMLQHIWRVSQELGTKLPVVFIENYNMGPAKLITAGVDLWLNTPIRPREASGTSGMKCVHNGVMNFSVLDGWWIEGCIEGKTGWAIGPEPTENGLVEYDEAKDAVDLYDKLENKIIPTYYDNRGEWIKMMKIAIAVNASYFNTHRVVHEYCEKAYGTVFRGH; this is encoded by the coding sequence TTGATAAACATAGCGCTGCACGGACATTTCTACCAGCCTCCGCGAGAAGACCCGTGGACGGGCGCGGTGCCGCGGGATTACAGTGCGGAGCCCGCGCATGACTGGAACGAGCGCGTATGCGCGGAATGCTACACGCCGAACAGCTGCGCAAAACTGCTCGACGCGGACGGAAGGATAAGGGCGGTATTCAACAACTATTCAAAGCTGAGCTTCGACTTCGGCCCCACCCTCCACAGGTGGATAGAGGGCAATTCTCCCACGCTTAACTCGATCATCATCAACTCACAGGAACGGGCTATGGCCCAGGCGTACAACCACATCATCATGCCTCTCGCGTCGGAGCGCGACAGGCTCACGCAGACAGTATGGGGCGTCGAAGATTTCAAGTACCGTTACGGGCGCGAACCGAAAGGCATGTGGCTGCCGGAGTGCGCCGTGGACACGCCGACGCTCGAAACGCTCGCGTCGTGCGGGATTGAATACGTGATACTTGCGCCGTTCCAGTGCAAGGCCGTAGTGACGGAGGGCGGAACCGTGGAAACGCCCGGCGGAGCGAACCTCGACGTCACGCGCCCGTACCGCTGCGAGCTGCCGTCTGGGCGTTCCGTGACGGTGCTTTTCTACCACGCCGGCATAGCCAGGGACATAGCGTTCGGCGGGCTGCTCGACAACGGCGACGCCTTCAAAGAGGCGATGGTCAGGGCGGCCGCCGAGGGCGAAGACAGGATACTGCTCGCGGCCACGGACGGCGAGAGCTACGGACATCACCATAAGTTCGGCGAGATGGCGCTCGCGCGGCTTTTCGAGCTTGCGGAAGAGGACAGAAAAGTCGCCATGCCTTCGCTCGACGAATTTCTGGAAAAGAATCCGCCCGAGGCGCGCTGCATCATCGTCGAGAAATCGTCGTGGTCATGCGCCCACGGGGTGGAACGCTGGCGGTCGGACTGCGGCTGCCGCACCGGCGGCGAAGAAGGCTGGAACCAGAAATGGCGCGGCCCGCTGCGCGGCGCTTTCGACGCCCTCGCGGCCTCCGTGGACGAGCTCTACGAGTCCGAGGTCTCAAAATTCGGCGACCCGTGGCGGCTTCGCAACGAAGCGATAGAGCTTTACAAGTGCGGCCTTCCGCAGACGGAAGATGAGAGACGGAAGGAGCGCGCGGCGTTTTTCGCCGGACGCTTCGAAGGCGTAGGCGAACCTGAAACGCGCAGGCTCTCGTCTCTCGTGGAAATGCAGCGTATGCGCATGTTCATGTACACGTCGTGCGCGTGGTTCTTCAGCGACATATCCGGCGTGGAGGCGCGCCAGATGCTTTCGTTCGCGCTGCGCGCCGCCGAAATAGCGGAAGAGATCTCGGGGCGCAGGGACTACGTCGCCCCGCTCATGGAGAATCTGAAAAAGGCGAAAGGCAACACTAAGGATTACCCGGACGCCGCCTCGGTCGTAACGAAATGTATCGCTCCCCGCGCCGAATACGATGAGCTCATGGAGAAAGAAGAATACTACGCGGAACACGGCGTAGCAAATGGATTGGAGAAGATGAACGAAATGAGATACGGAAACAATCTGGCGGCGTCGCTGCTCGAGTCGCTCGACAGCGACCCGGCGTTCAGGAACGTAGCCTATTTCTCGATGGAAATAGGGCTGAAGCCTGAGATACCGACCTATTCAGGCGGCCTCGGCGTGCTCGCCGGCGACATATTAAAGAGCGCAGCCGACATCGGCGTGCCGATGGTCGGCATCACGCTGCTCTATAAGAAAGGCTACTTCGCGCAGAAGATAGACAAAAACGGACGCCAGACTGAATCCCCGGTCGAATGGGATCCGCGCGAATTTATGGTCCAGCTCCCCAACCGCGTGACTGTAACGATGAACAACAGACCGGTAACGGTCGGCGTGTGGGCTTATAAAGTGCTGGCAGGGCAGTCGGGGCACAAGCTGCCGATACTGTTCCTCGACACGGACCTGCCGGAAAACACGCCGGACGACAGACAGCTCACGGCGGAACTATACGGAGGCGACAACCGCTACAGGCTCTGCCAGGAGCTCATCCTCGGCATCGGCGGCCTGCGCATACTGCGCGACCTCGGCTTCCGCAACATAAGGACTTTCCACCTCAACGAGGGACACGCCGGCTTCCTCACTCTCGAGCTGCTGCGCGAACAGGGCTACGCGGACATCGAAAAAGTCAAGAACCAGGTCATATTCACAACGCACACTCCGGTCGCGGCGGGACACGATTTCTTCTCATACGACCTCATCAACGAAGTGCTCGGCGGCAATTTCGCGGAGATACTGCGCCAGCACGTCGGCGGCAGCGGCCTTTCGATGACCGACCTCGCCCTCAAGTTCAGCCGCTACGTCAACGGCGTCTCGCACAAACACGCGCTCGTGAGCCGCGAGATGTTCGGCGACGAGTCTATAGATTGGATAACGAACGGCGTACACTCCAAGACGTGGACGTCGCCGTCGTTCGCGCGCGTCTACGACCGCCACATCCCGGGATGGAGCAACGACCCGTCGCGGCTCATGCAGGCGCTGCGCATCCCGGACGACGAGATATGGAACGCGCACCAGTCGGCCAAGATGAAGCTGCTGGCCTTCGTGCTCGAGGAGACGGGCATCGAGCTCGACCCGGACGTGCTGACGATAGGCTTCGCGCGCCGCGCCGCGACATACAAGCGGGCCGACCTCGTATTCACGGACATCAAACGCCTGGTCGAGATAGGCGGAGGCAAGATACAGTTCATCTTCTCCGGCAAGGCGCACCCGCACGACGAGCCGGGCAAGGACATGCTGCAGCACATCTGGCGCGTCTCTCAGGAGCTCGGGACGAAGCTGCCGGTCGTCTTCATAGAAAATTACAACATGGGCCCGGCGAAGCTGATCACGGCGGGAGTAGACCTCTGGCTCAACACGCCGATACGCCCGCGCGAGGCGTCCGGCACGAGCGGTATGAAGTGCGTCCATAACGGCGTCATGAACTTCTCGGTGCTCGACGGCTGGTGGATAGAGGGCTGCATCGAGGGCAAGACGGGCTGGGCGATAGGCCCTGAGCCGACAGAGAACGGCCTGGTAGAGTACGACGAGGCGAAGGACGCCGTAGACCTCTACGACAAGCTTGAAAACAAGATAATCCCGACATATTACGACAACCGCGGCGAATGGATAAAGATGATGAAAATCGCCATCGCGGTGAACGCAAGCTATTTCAATACGCATAGGGTGGTGCATGAATACTGTGAAAAGGCCTATGGTACTGTTTTCCGCGGACATTAA
- a CDS encoding zinc ribbon domain-containing protein — protein sequence MVFMPRCGRCGTIYSDGARYCPKCGQPEDQAKGLFAAPRPSFDKRRAEDGRARRGGGFFAVPLPFAVIAAGLLLNPAVRVWLLKAYFYAVQAVSPAYSPNPRAVWTLSCVPGFVSMFAVMLVLGASVLRDGSSRLLRAAAVLLLMLTAVTLAEEVSKFFQYMQTAHGGF from the coding sequence ATGGTATTCATGCCGCGCTGCGGAAGATGCGGGACTATATACTCGGACGGCGCGCGTTACTGTCCTAAATGCGGACAGCCGGAGGACCAAGCGAAGGGGCTCTTCGCCGCGCCCCGTCCTTCGTTTGATAAAAGACGCGCCGAAGACGGGCGCGCGCGGCGCGGCGGCGGCTTCTTCGCCGTTCCACTGCCTTTCGCCGTCATAGCCGCCGGCCTGCTGCTGAATCCGGCCGTGCGCGTCTGGCTGCTCAAAGCGTACTTTTACGCCGTCCAGGCCGTAAGCCCGGCTTATTCTCCGAACCCGCGCGCCGTATGGACGCTGAGCTGCGTGCCGGGGTTCGTCTCGATGTTCGCCGTCATGCTCGTGCTCGGCGCGTCCGTCCTCAGGGACGGGAGCTCGCGCCTGCTCCGCGCCGCCGCGGTCCTGCTCCTGATGCTCACCGCGGTCACGCTCGCTGAGGAAGTCTCGAAATTCTTCCAGTATATGCAGACCGCACACGGCGGCTTTTAG